In Mongoliitalea daihaiensis, one DNA window encodes the following:
- the tsaE gene encoding tRNA (adenosine(37)-N6)-threonylcarbamoyltransferase complex ATPase subunit type 1 TsaE — MNRIDTYELSALEEVARQVKLYAEDMPVWVFKGPMGAGKTTLIKAIARLFGVLDNVSSPTFGLVNEYGNEEGAVFYHFDFYRINEEEEVLDIGIDEYFYSGNYCWLEWAEKIPHYLPEDFVLIELSVDSAGKREIHLNRVIKGQKHG; from the coding sequence TTGAATCGCATTGATACTTACGAGTTGTCAGCACTAGAAGAGGTCGCTCGACAGGTAAAACTGTACGCGGAAGACATGCCTGTTTGGGTGTTTAAAGGGCCTATGGGAGCTGGTAAAACAACGTTGATTAAAGCAATTGCAAGGCTCTTTGGAGTGCTTGATAATGTGTCAAGTCCTACCTTTGGTTTAGTCAATGAGTATGGCAATGAGGAGGGTGCGGTTTTTTATCATTTTGATTTTTATAGGATTAATGAGGAGGAAGAAGTATTGGATATCGGTATAGATGAGTATTTTTACAGCGGAAATTATTGTTGGTTAGAATGGGCAGAGAAAATTCCACATTATTTGCCAGAGGATTTTGTGTTGATCGAGCTGTCAGTGGATAGTGCAGGGAAACGGGAAATCCACTTAAACCGAGTCATCAAGGGACAAAAACATGGTTGA
- a CDS encoding bifunctional UDP-3-O-[3-hydroxymyristoyl] N-acetylglucosamine deacetylase/3-hydroxyacyl-ACP dehydratase: MRVKQHTIQKQVTVSGVGLHTGVMSNMTFLPAPPNHGYKFQRIDLEGSPIIDADVDNVVDVSRGTTLEQSGARVFTVEHVLAALVGLEIDNVLIQLDGPEPPIMDGSSIQFIEVLEAAGIQEQNALRRFFEVPESISYRDPAREVELAALPLDDYRVTVMVDYNSPVLGSQHASITNINQFKAEIASCRTFCFLHELEMLYNQNLIKGGDLNNAIVVVDRVVEDAELEHLAKMFNKKKVEVRKEGILNNVDLRYKNEPARHKLLDVVGDLALVGRPLKAQILAARPGHAANVAFAKKLKRAWEKIGPNHIPHYDPKLPPVMDINQISNILPHRYPFQLLDKIIYLDETTVAGVKNVTINEPFFMGHFPANPVMPGVLQVEAMAQTGGILVLSTVNDPENYWTYFLGIENCKFRKMVLPGDTLIFKCELLAPIRRGIAKMKGEAYVGNTLVCEATMTASIVRKES, translated from the coding sequence ATGAGGGTTAAACAGCATACTATTCAAAAGCAAGTAACAGTCAGTGGTGTAGGATTACACACGGGAGTCATGTCCAATATGACATTCTTACCAGCACCTCCCAACCATGGGTACAAATTCCAGCGCATTGACCTGGAAGGCAGCCCGATAATTGATGCAGATGTAGACAATGTAGTGGATGTTTCCCGTGGTACTACGCTAGAGCAGAGTGGCGCCCGTGTATTTACCGTTGAGCACGTTTTAGCAGCCTTAGTTGGTTTAGAAATAGATAACGTACTGATCCAATTGGACGGCCCAGAACCTCCTATCATGGATGGCTCTTCCATACAGTTTATTGAAGTATTGGAAGCAGCGGGAATTCAAGAGCAAAATGCTCTTCGTAGATTTTTTGAAGTTCCTGAAAGTATCTCCTACAGAGACCCTGCACGCGAAGTGGAACTAGCAGCTCTTCCTTTGGATGATTACCGGGTGACCGTGATGGTAGATTACAATTCTCCAGTCTTAGGCAGTCAGCATGCTTCTATTACCAATATCAATCAGTTCAAAGCAGAAATTGCATCTTGTAGAACATTCTGCTTTTTACACGAGCTTGAGATGCTCTACAATCAAAACCTGATCAAAGGTGGAGATTTAAACAATGCCATTGTTGTAGTAGACCGCGTCGTAGAAGATGCAGAATTGGAACATTTAGCAAAAATGTTCAATAAAAAGAAAGTAGAAGTTCGAAAAGAGGGAATCCTTAACAACGTGGACTTGCGCTATAAAAATGAACCTGCTAGACACAAATTGCTAGATGTGGTAGGTGATTTAGCATTGGTTGGAAGGCCTTTGAAAGCGCAAATTTTGGCAGCAAGACCAGGTCATGCAGCCAATGTAGCTTTTGCAAAAAAATTAAAAAGGGCATGGGAAAAAATAGGGCCTAACCATATCCCACATTATGACCCAAAGCTTCCTCCTGTGATGGATATCAATCAGATAAGTAATATCTTACCTCACCGATATCCTTTTCAATTGTTAGACAAAATCATCTACTTAGATGAAACTACCGTAGCAGGAGTCAAAAATGTAACGATTAACGAACCCTTCTTCATGGGTCATTTTCCTGCAAATCCTGTAATGCCGGGTGTATTGCAAGTGGAAGCAATGGCACAAACAGGAGGTATATTAGTTTTAAGTACTGTAAACGACCCTGAAAATTATTGGACCTATTTCTTGGGAATTGAAAATTGCAAGTTCCGAAAAATGGTCCTACCAGGAGATACCCTTATATTTAAATGTGAACTTTTGGCCCCTATCCGCCGTGGCATCGCTAAGATGAAAGGAGAGGCTTATGTGGGCAATACCCTTGTTTGTGAAGCTACCATGACAGCCAGTATTGTAAGAAAAGAATCATGA
- the porX gene encoding T9SS response regulator signal transducer PorX: MQKFKILWADDEIDLLKPHILFLQQRGYEIVTVNSGVDAIDEVELQSFDVIFLDEMMPGMTGLETLQHIKMIKPHIPVVMITKSEEEHIMDDAIGGKIADYLIKPINPNQILLSVKKILQNKQLITEKTNLSYRQDFMNISMACNDASTHKEWMDVYKRLTYWELEIDETENKSMQDVLDTQKIEANGSFAKFIKTNYLDWLNDPKIDKPLLSPRVMKEKVFPHLQEGKPLFFIVIDNLRLDQWEILKPLITEYFTIKEETSYFSILPTTTAYARNSLFSGMMPSEMARFHPDLWEGEDTDEGKNNNEEEFLAENLHKNRLNIRFSYTKILQAYQGKNALEHFNNFLHNDLNVLVYNFVDMMSHARTDMKMIRELAPNESAYRSLTRSWFEHSTLFEMFKKINDAKAEVIVTTDHGTKRVNKPYKIIGDKTITTNLRYKQGKNLNFESGKVFEINKPEDAKLPRFNVSTSYVFAVEDYFFAYPNNYNYYVNFYKDTFQHGGVSLEEMIIPLAHLKPKIN; encoded by the coding sequence ATGCAAAAATTTAAAATCCTTTGGGCAGATGACGAAATAGATCTCCTGAAACCTCATATTTTGTTTCTTCAACAAAGGGGTTATGAAATTGTGACAGTTAATTCGGGTGTAGATGCGATCGATGAAGTAGAGTTGCAATCATTTGATGTAATATTTTTGGATGAAATGATGCCAGGTATGACCGGCTTGGAAACATTGCAGCACATCAAAATGATCAAACCTCATATACCGGTAGTAATGATTACCAAAAGTGAGGAAGAGCATATCATGGATGATGCGATCGGAGGAAAGATCGCAGACTACCTTATCAAACCTATTAATCCAAATCAAATCCTTCTTTCGGTCAAGAAAATTCTTCAAAACAAACAGCTGATTACGGAGAAAACCAATCTATCCTACCGACAGGATTTCATGAATATTAGCATGGCTTGCAATGATGCCTCCACCCATAAAGAATGGATGGATGTTTATAAGAGACTGACTTATTGGGAATTGGAGATTGATGAAACTGAAAATAAAAGTATGCAGGATGTACTGGATACTCAAAAGATAGAGGCCAATGGTTCCTTTGCTAAGTTTATCAAAACCAATTATTTGGACTGGTTGAATGATCCGAAAATCGATAAACCTTTGCTTAGTCCCAGAGTTATGAAAGAAAAAGTGTTTCCTCACTTGCAAGAAGGTAAACCTTTATTTTTCATTGTAATTGACAATCTTCGATTGGATCAATGGGAAATACTAAAACCCTTGATTACGGAGTATTTCACGATTAAAGAAGAGACTTCTTATTTCAGTATTCTTCCTACGACTACGGCCTATGCAAGAAATTCTTTGTTCAGTGGTATGATGCCATCTGAGATGGCTCGATTCCATCCGGATCTGTGGGAAGGAGAGGATACCGATGAAGGGAAAAACAATAATGAAGAGGAATTTTTGGCCGAAAATCTCCACAAGAATAGGCTTAATATTAGATTTAGCTACACCAAGATTCTGCAAGCCTACCAAGGGAAAAATGCCTTAGAGCACTTTAATAATTTTTTACATAATGATTTGAATGTATTGGTCTATAACTTTGTGGATATGATGTCTCACGCACGCACGGATATGAAAATGATCCGCGAGTTGGCCCCTAATGAATCGGCTTACCGTTCGCTCACGAGAAGTTGGTTTGAGCATTCAACCTTATTCGAAATGTTTAAAAAGATCAACGATGCTAAAGCAGAAGTCATTGTAACAACCGATCATGGCACAAAAAGAGTCAACAAGCCCTACAAAATCATCGGGGATAAAACTATTACTACGAATTTAAGGTATAAGCAGGGGAAAAATTTAAATTTTGAAAGCGGTAAGGTATTTGAGATCAACAAGCCAGAAGATGCCAAACTTCCACGTTTTAATGTGTCCACAAGCTATGTTTTTGCAGTAGAAGATTATTTCTTTGCATATCCAAATAATTACAATTACTACGTCAACTTTTATAAAGATACCTTCCAGCATGGGGGGGTATCCTTAGAGGAGATGATTATTCCTTTGGCCCATTTAAAACCTAAGATAAATTAA
- a CDS encoding HD domain-containing protein codes for MSATLKSRKILNDPVYGFITIPSELIFSIIDHPFFQRLRRIRQLGLTDFVYPGALHTRFHHALGAMHLMSITLENLRYKGHEISEEEFEAALIAILLHDIGHGPFSHALEYSLLKNIPHERLSILIMEELNRQFHGKLNLALKIFNNQYERKFFHQLVSSQLDIDRLDYLQRDCFFTGVSEGTIGADRIIKMMDIKNDQLVVEEKGLYSIENFLSARRLMYWQVYLHKTTVSAEKMLINLVLRAKYVQQNRGNLRATDELIHFLSHDFTLKDFEHSTELLKLFLSLDDFDIWGGIKLWKNESDYILKSISKMFLERKLFKINLRNEEYLPEEIEEAGTKTMKKLGIEVSDLPYFFTYGSISNNAYLTKEKIHILTKRGEILDVAQAADLPNIKAMSKIVTKHYICQAKSLNL; via the coding sequence ATGTCAGCGACATTGAAAAGCAGAAAGATTCTTAATGACCCTGTGTATGGGTTTATTACCATCCCCAGTGAGTTGATTTTTTCTATCATAGATCATCCCTTCTTTCAAAGGTTACGTCGGATCAGGCAATTAGGTTTGACAGACTTTGTATACCCAGGAGCACTGCATACCCGATTTCACCATGCCTTGGGCGCCATGCACTTGATGAGTATCACGCTGGAAAATCTACGGTACAAAGGTCATGAAATTTCGGAAGAAGAGTTTGAGGCTGCCCTCATTGCCATTCTCTTACACGACATTGGGCATGGACCCTTTTCACATGCTTTGGAATACAGTCTACTCAAAAACATTCCTCATGAGCGATTATCAATATTGATCATGGAAGAGTTGAATAGGCAATTCCACGGAAAGCTCAATTTAGCTCTTAAAATTTTCAATAATCAGTATGAACGGAAATTTTTCCATCAATTAGTTTCTTCTCAACTGGATATCGACCGCCTTGACTACTTACAACGAGATTGCTTTTTTACGGGTGTTTCGGAAGGAACCATCGGTGCAGATCGCATCATCAAGATGATGGATATCAAAAACGATCAACTGGTAGTAGAAGAGAAAGGACTTTACAGTATTGAGAATTTTCTATCCGCTAGGAGGCTGATGTATTGGCAGGTATATCTTCACAAGACAACAGTCAGTGCCGAGAAAATGCTCATCAACCTTGTATTGAGAGCAAAATATGTGCAACAAAACCGGGGAAATCTTCGGGCTACGGATGAATTGATTCATTTTCTATCCCATGATTTTACTTTAAAGGATTTTGAACATTCTACGGAATTATTAAAGCTGTTTTTATCTTTGGATGATTTTGATATTTGGGGAGGCATCAAGTTGTGGAAAAATGAGAGTGATTACATTTTAAAAAGTATTTCGAAGATGTTTCTAGAGCGGAAGCTATTTAAAATAAATCTCAGAAATGAAGAATACCTCCCCGAAGAAATTGAAGAAGCGGGTACAAAAACAATGAAAAAGTTAGGAATCGAAGTATCTGACCTTCCATACTTTTTCACATATGGGAGTATCAGCAATAATGCCTACTTAACGAAAGAAAAAATCCATATTTTGACTAAAAGGGGAGAAATATTGGATGTTGCCCAAGCAGCAGACCTGCCAAATATCAAAGCAATGAGTAAAATAGTAACGAAACATTATATATGTCAGGCTAAAAGTTTAAATTTGTAG
- the lpxA gene encoding acyl-ACP--UDP-N-acetylglucosamine O-acyltransferase — protein MISNLSHIDPLASIGDGVHIDPFTMIHEDVIIGEGTWIGSNVTIYPGARIGKNCKIFPGAVISAIPQDLKFQGESTTVEIGDHTTIRECVTISRGTIEKRTTKVGSNCLLMAYVHIAHDCIVGNNVIIANSVQVAGHVTIDDWAIVGGSSAIHQFVKVGMHSMISGGSLVRKDVPPFTKAAREPLSYAGVNSLGLRRRGFSSESISHIQEVYRYLFLNSLNNSRALEEIEINLPATKERDEIINFIRSSERGVMKGYIS, from the coding sequence ATGATCAGCAATCTTTCCCATATTGATCCACTAGCCAGCATCGGAGACGGAGTTCATATAGATCCCTTCACGATGATCCATGAAGACGTAATTATCGGTGAAGGTACTTGGATAGGATCCAATGTTACAATTTATCCCGGTGCTAGGATTGGTAAAAACTGTAAGATATTTCCGGGCGCGGTAATTTCAGCAATTCCACAAGACCTTAAATTTCAGGGAGAATCCACTACCGTAGAGATTGGAGATCATACCACCATACGTGAATGTGTCACCATCAGTCGCGGGACGATCGAAAAAAGAACAACAAAAGTAGGCAGCAACTGCCTATTGATGGCCTATGTACATATTGCCCACGACTGTATCGTGGGAAATAATGTTATCATTGCCAATTCAGTTCAAGTAGCAGGACATGTAACGATTGACGATTGGGCTATCGTAGGTGGTAGCAGTGCCATTCATCAGTTTGTTAAAGTCGGCATGCATAGCATGATTTCAGGTGGATCACTCGTGAGAAAAGATGTGCCTCCATTTACGAAAGCAGCAAGAGAACCACTCAGCTATGCCGGTGTAAACAGTTTAGGTTTACGAAGAAGAGGTTTTTCTTCCGAAAGTATTAGCCATATCCAAGAAGTCTATCGCTATTTGTTTTTAAATAGTCTCAACAATAGCCGAGCCCTCGAAGAGATTGAAATCAATTTACCAGCCACCAAAGAAAGGGATGAAATTATAAACTTTATTCGTTCTTCGGAAAGAGGCGTCATGAAAGGCTACATCAGCTAA
- the lpxD gene encoding UDP-3-O-(3-hydroxymyristoyl)glucosamine N-acyltransferase yields the protein MEFTLDQIAAILSGTIEGDSSATVSRLDKIQEGKPGGISFLSNEKYESFLYETKATAVIVSDTLTLQKPVKCHLIRVKNPYIGFTQLLEAYSQLTKQSKVGVEDPSYMDASASMDEGGYRGAFSYIGKNCSIGKHVKIHPQAYVGDNCVIGDYTIIHPGVKVYYDTKIGAHCEIHPGAVIGSDGFGFAPQEDGSYKTIPQIGNVIIEDHVSIGANSTIDRATMGSTHIKSGVKIDNLVQIAHNVVVGEHTVIASQSGISGSAEIGKNCVIAGQVGVVGHIKIADNTTVGAKTGISKNVTKKGQTLFGFISMDLKDFLKSYAIFRNLPQLQQRVKELEKKD from the coding sequence ATGGAATTTACACTTGATCAGATAGCCGCCATCTTAAGTGGAACAATTGAAGGAGATAGTTCGGCAACGGTAAGCCGTTTAGACAAAATTCAGGAAGGAAAGCCAGGAGGCATTAGTTTCTTGTCCAATGAAAAGTATGAATCATTTCTATACGAAACAAAAGCCACAGCCGTTATTGTTTCAGATACATTAACCCTTCAAAAACCCGTCAAGTGTCATCTCATTCGTGTTAAAAACCCTTACATAGGATTTACCCAATTGCTGGAAGCCTACAGCCAATTGACCAAACAGAGCAAGGTCGGTGTAGAGGATCCTTCTTATATGGATGCCAGCGCCTCCATGGACGAAGGTGGCTACAGGGGAGCATTTTCTTACATTGGAAAAAATTGTAGCATAGGTAAACATGTGAAAATTCATCCACAAGCATACGTGGGAGACAATTGTGTCATTGGTGACTATACGATCATTCACCCGGGGGTAAAAGTATATTATGACACAAAAATAGGTGCCCATTGTGAAATTCATCCTGGCGCGGTTATTGGTTCAGATGGTTTCGGATTTGCGCCTCAAGAAGACGGCTCCTACAAAACCATCCCCCAGATCGGGAATGTAATCATCGAAGATCATGTGAGTATCGGTGCCAACTCCACCATTGACCGAGCGACAATGGGTTCAACTCATATCAAAAGTGGTGTGAAAATTGATAATTTAGTGCAAATTGCCCACAATGTTGTAGTGGGTGAACATACTGTAATAGCTTCTCAATCGGGAATTTCAGGTTCTGCCGAAATCGGCAAAAACTGCGTAATTGCTGGTCAAGTTGGCGTGGTAGGCCATATTAAAATTGCTGATAACACAACGGTAGGGGCTAAAACAGGCATCAGTAAAAATGTTACAAAGAAGGGGCAGACTCTTTTTGGATTTATTTCCATGGACCTAAAAGATTTCCTAAAATCTTACGCGATTTTCAGAAATCTCCCTCAACTCCAACAAAGAGTTAAGGAACTGGAAAAAAAAGACTAA
- a CDS encoding ABC transporter ATP-binding protein: MISIQLVNSSKRFQFEWIFKDISLNLDEASAWAITGSNGSGKSTLLKCISGQLPLTDGSIEYSLNEKKIHDTEIYQHLVISAPYLELPEEFTLKEVLKFHFKFKKAYQSLSIEKMMDIMYLSEHKNKAISQFSSGMKQRLKLGLCFFSDVPLILLDEPTSNLDKRGSDWYLDLVEDFGAGRKILVCSNEPKEYGYCEKKIEIEQYKIRPKL; encoded by the coding sequence ATGATTTCTATTCAGCTCGTCAATAGCTCCAAACGATTCCAGTTTGAATGGATCTTTAAAGATATTTCGCTGAATTTAGATGAAGCATCCGCATGGGCCATTACCGGCTCCAACGGATCAGGTAAATCCACTTTGCTCAAATGTATTTCAGGGCAACTGCCTTTGACAGATGGAAGTATTGAATATAGCCTGAATGAAAAAAAAATCCATGATACGGAAATTTATCAACATTTAGTTATCAGTGCACCTTATCTGGAACTACCCGAAGAATTCACGCTCAAAGAAGTTTTGAAATTTCATTTTAAATTCAAAAAAGCATATCAGAGTCTATCTATTGAGAAAATGATGGACATAATGTATCTCAGTGAACACAAAAATAAGGCTATCTCTCAATTTTCATCAGGAATGAAGCAACGCTTAAAATTGGGGCTTTGCTTTTTCTCAGATGTTCCCTTGATTCTTTTAGATGAACCAACTTCCAATTTGGATAAAAGAGGTTCCGATTGGTATTTGGATTTAGTAGAAGATTTTGGTGCAGGACGTAAAATCCTGGTTTGCTCCAACGAGCCAAAAGAGTATGGCTATTGTGAAAAAAAAATAGAAATAGAGCAGTATAAGATCCGCCCAAAACTTTGA
- a CDS encoding alanine dehydrogenase, with amino-acid sequence MVEISDTAVFTQEAKAKVKTRNNSLVIGIPLERSAQEKRVVLTPDAVALLINNGQQVLVESGAGNDSKFTDKDYSDAGAKVVYSPKEVFDAEVVLKVEPPSEEEIDYMRVGSCLISALQLGKQEASFIHALNAKKITAVAFENLEDKVGGMPVVRAMSEIAGSTVMLIAAEYLSSVSAGKGLLLGGITGVPPTKVVIIGAGTVAEYAARTGLGLGANIKVFDNHLYKLRRIKQLLGQQIYTSTIDNYTLAEELKSADVVIGALRAEKGRNMIVITEEMVAGMNPGSIIIDVSIDQGGCVETASMTSHDNPVYVKHDVIHYCVPNIASRVARTASFSLSNIFTPIILQMADLGGAEEMVFNYKWFMKGVYTYRGSLTNAHLARKFGMTHKELQLLLAARF; translated from the coding sequence ATGGTTGAGATATCAGATACAGCTGTATTTACACAGGAAGCCAAAGCAAAGGTTAAAACTCGAAATAATTCATTGGTTATCGGTATTCCGCTCGAAAGATCTGCACAAGAAAAACGAGTAGTTTTAACACCAGATGCAGTTGCCTTACTGATCAATAATGGTCAACAAGTACTCGTGGAATCGGGTGCTGGCAATGATTCTAAATTCACTGACAAGGATTATTCTGATGCAGGCGCTAAAGTTGTCTATTCTCCCAAAGAAGTTTTTGATGCAGAGGTTGTCCTTAAAGTAGAGCCTCCTTCCGAGGAGGAAATAGACTACATGCGCGTGGGGTCATGTTTGATTTCTGCGTTACAGCTAGGAAAGCAGGAGGCTTCTTTCATCCATGCACTAAATGCAAAAAAAATAACCGCAGTCGCTTTTGAAAATTTAGAAGATAAGGTTGGAGGAATGCCAGTAGTGCGCGCCATGAGTGAGATTGCTGGTTCTACAGTAATGCTTATAGCAGCAGAGTATTTGAGTTCTGTAAGTGCAGGAAAGGGACTTTTGCTTGGAGGCATTACCGGAGTGCCACCCACCAAGGTAGTGATTATTGGTGCTGGTACAGTAGCAGAATATGCGGCTAGAACGGGCTTGGGATTGGGAGCTAATATAAAAGTATTTGATAACCATCTATACAAGCTCAGAAGAATCAAGCAATTGCTAGGGCAACAAATCTATACTTCTACTATTGATAACTATACCCTAGCTGAGGAGTTAAAGAGTGCTGATGTAGTCATTGGAGCTCTTCGTGCAGAAAAGGGTAGAAATATGATTGTCATTACGGAGGAAATGGTGGCAGGGATGAATCCAGGTAGCATAATTATTGACGTCAGCATCGATCAAGGGGGCTGCGTAGAAACGGCTTCAATGACATCTCATGATAATCCTGTCTATGTCAAACACGATGTAATTCACTATTGTGTACCGAATATAGCTTCAAGAGTTGCTCGTACAGCGTCATTTTCACTGAGTAATATTTTTACACCGATTATTCTTCAAATGGCAGATTTGGGAGGTGCAGAGGAAATGGTATTTAATTACAAATGGTTTATGAAAGGTGTATACACCTACCGTGGAAGCTTGACAAATGCTCATTTAGCCAGAAAATTCGGTATGACGCATAAGGAACTACAACTCTTGTTGGCTGCTCGCTTTTAA
- a CDS encoding response regulator, giving the protein MTAPEKISILYVDDEMHNLQAFKATFRRDFKIHLANSADEGRSVLKNESIDIIITDQRMPNEVGVEFLASVIPSHPDPIRILLTGYTDIQAVIDAINKGQVYHYLTKPWDEDYMRTVIKNAFEVYSLRKENKKLTEDLLRANEQLEFLLRQNLLS; this is encoded by the coding sequence ATGACTGCTCCTGAAAAAATATCGATTCTTTATGTAGATGATGAGATGCACAATCTTCAGGCTTTCAAGGCTACATTTAGAAGGGATTTTAAAATCCATTTGGCTAACTCCGCTGATGAAGGAAGGTCTGTTTTGAAGAACGAATCCATAGATATCATCATCACCGATCAACGCATGCCCAATGAAGTAGGGGTTGAATTTTTAGCTTCCGTCATCCCTTCACATCCCGACCCCATTAGGATTTTACTCACAGGATATACAGATATCCAAGCTGTAATCGATGCTATCAACAAAGGACAAGTCTACCATTACCTAACCAAACCTTGGGATGAAGATTATATGAGAACTGTCATCAAAAATGCATTTGAGGTATATTCCCTTCGAAAAGAAAATAAAAAACTCACCGAAGATTTGCTTCGTGCCAATGAGCAGTTAGAATTTTTACTGCGCCAAAACCTATTATCTTAA
- a CDS encoding (2Fe-2S) ferredoxin domain-containing protein, whose product MATYRRFIFVCNGSDCKKGGCKKLQKDIKDLVRSEDYKGKFKIIKTKCMDFCKSAPVVVINNEVLKRGSIASLQEKL is encoded by the coding sequence ATGGCAACCTACAGAAGGTTTATTTTTGTTTGCAATGGTTCGGATTGTAAAAAGGGTGGGTGTAAAAAACTCCAAAAAGATATCAAAGATCTAGTCCGATCGGAGGATTATAAAGGAAAGTTTAAAATCATCAAAACCAAATGTATGGATTTTTGCAAATCCGCTCCTGTGGTTGTGATAAACAATGAAGTACTGAAACGAGGGAGTATAGCATCATTGCAGGAAAAGCTATAA